GTGGCCGTCGGCGGCGCGTGAGGAGAGTGAGGGGTCGTGCTCCCACCAGTCGATGCCCATCTCCTTCGCCTTGTCCACCGAGGCGATCAGCAGGCGCAGCTTGATGGTGAGCAGTTCGATGTCCAGCAGATTGATCTGGATGTCGCCCGCGATGACGATGCCCTTGTCCAGGACCCGCTCCAGGATGTCGGCGAGATTGGCCGAGGAGCCCTGGCCGCTGTACGGGCCGGCCCTGGACGGGTAGTCACCCATCCTCCGGGCGACGGGTTCGTTCACGGCCACTGCACCTCGATTCCCTCATGTCCCGGCGTGGCGACGGGTGCGCCATCCCGCGTCCCGCCGCCGCGCCGGCCGCCGTGGTCAGGTGGTGTCGGTGCCCTGGGCATGGGCCCTGATCTCCTCCAGCCGGTCCAGGAGTTCGTCCTCGCGCCGGTCGAAGGCCTCCTCGGAGATCTCTCCCGCCAGCAGCGCCCGTTCCAGCTCGGCGAGTTCCTTCTCGATGGGTTCGGGGTCGTAGTACTCGTTCTCCGCGGCCTCCAGAGCGCGTTCCATGACCCATGCCACGCCGCGCACCGGCGCCAGCGGAAAGGTGGCGATCTGGCTCAACAGGCCCATGAGGCCTCCCTAGACGAAGCTGTAGGCGGGAAGCGGGCCGAGCAGCCGGAGGTCGAAGTCCTCCCCCAGCTCCTTGGCGAGCTCCTGCTCAGCGGCGAGGAAACTCTTCTCGTTGTCCCGTTCCACGAGGAAGGACACGCTCAGGAAATCGTTCCCGGCCGGCGGGGACCCGCTTTCCTCCCGGGCGAACCCGCGCAGCGCATCGAGGACTTGGCCGGCCAGCCGGTCCTGCCGTGCCTGCACCTCCTTGGAGACCAATTCGCCGAGGGCGAGTGGCAGGTCCGGGCTTCCGGTGCCGCTTCTGATCTCCTCGTTGAGCGCACGGGCTTCATCGGACTCCCGCAGGATCTGGCGCAGCATCGCCTCCTCCTCCTGGGCGGCCTTCAGGTGGTATTCGGCGCAGCCCTCCAGCGCCTCCAACCGCTCGGTGAATTCGTCCACACGCTCCTCCAGCACGTCCCGCACGGCGTCGTCGTCGGTGGTCGTGAAGCCGAACTGCAAGGGCAGGACCGTGCCGTCGGCCATCAGCCGCTCCTGGACGGCCTGGTGGGCGGCGAGGTCGCGGCGTTTGGGACGCAGCTCCTCGGGCGCGTCGCTGACCACCGCGGAGAGCTGTTCGGTCTGCACCGTGCGCAGGGTGGACGGCGGTTTTCCCACCCCGTCCAGGCCCTCGAGCTGTTGTGGGTGGGTGGTCGCGACAATGGAGTACACGTAGACGGACATCGCTCATTCCTTTCGGCGCCGGGCCGGCCGGCGAGCCGGGCGCTCGCGCCGCTCGGCGGGCTCCTTTTGCCTCTCTTCGCGCTCCTCGTCCCCGCCGCCCTTGAGGGCGTCGGTCACCGCTTCCGCGGCCCCGGACAGCGCGCCCTTGGCCTTGCCGTGCGAACCGCCCTCGGTGACCTCGCCGACGATGTCGGTCAGCTGGGAGGGGGCCTTGCGTCCCTCCTCCAGGTCGAGGCGGTTGCAGGCCTCGGCGAAGCGCAGGTAGGTGTCGACGCTCGCCACGACGATGCGGGCATCGATCTTGAGGATTTCGATACCCACCAGCGACACACGCACGAAGACGTCGATGACCAGCCCGCGGTCCAGGATCAGATCGAGGATGTCGTAGAGATTTCCGGAACCCCCTCCGCCGCCGGTGGCGACGGGTCCTCCGCCTTGCGGCACCACAGTCACGGTGCCTCCTTTCACCGGCCTACCCCGTCTGGTGCGGAGTGGCCGTGTCATTTGCCTGGCGATTGCTCTGCCACGGCAACCGGGGCCTCAACGCCGGTCGATCTGGCCTCGGGTGTAGCGGCGGGTGCGTTCGTACGCCACCAGCTCGCCCTCCTTGTCCAGCACCACCCGGTAGGTCGCCATCACGCTGGTGGTCGCGGGGACACGTTCCAGCTCCAGGACTTCCACGTCCGCCTGCCAGCCGTCCTCCGTCGGCTTCACCGAGGAGACGGCCTCCGGAGCCCGGCCCAGCAGCTCTTCCAGCTGCTCGGCCGCGTACCGCATCGCACGTGGCGCGGAAACGCGGCGGGCCGTGCGCTCCGTTTCGCTCTCGCGGCTGCCGGCCCGAACGCTGCTGGTTTTCCTGGCGGTCTTCCTGGCGGTCTTCTTACCGGACGGACGCCGGGTTTCTCCGGCCTCGTCCTCTTCATCTGCGGCCATGTTCCCTCTCCGGAATCGGAGGCGACATGCTGCCCGCGTCACTGCTACGCGACGCTATTACATGATATACGGGCTCAGCTCACCGCATCTTGGGCTGGTCAGGGCATTACCGGGAGGTATCGGACTATCGGTCACGAGTGCCGCGGCCCGCCCGGCGGCGTAACGTCGGGACTGTCCCGTAAGAGACGCCATGACCAAGACGTCCTGACGGTCTCGGCACGGGGAGGACCGGCGCGCCGGAGTGAGCCTCGATGGCACGACAGCTGTGTGCGGGTGTGCGATGACCGGCGGCGCCGGAGCCGACCCGGTGGGGCGGGCGCTGCTGTGCGCGCTGCGGGAGACCGGAGCGTCGGCCGGCGCGCTGTATGTGCTGGCGGACGACGAGCCGGTGCTGCGGCTGACCGTCATGAGCGGGCTCCCGGCGACTTTCCTGGTGCCCTGGAGCCGGGTGGCGCTGGCAGCGCCGATCCCGGTCGCCGTCGCCTCGCGCGAACAGCGCCTGGTGTGGGCCGGCGGCCGGCGGCAGCTGTCCCGTGACTTCCCCCGTACCGCGGTGGCCGTGCCCTATGAGTTCTCGCTGGCGGCCGCGCCGGTCGGCACCACCACCGGCCCCCGGGGCGCGCTGCTGTTGCTGTGGCCCGCCGGCCACGCACCGCGGCTCGCGGCGGACGAGCGCACGGCGATGGAGGCCTCGTGCCGGCACCTGGCGGCGCTGCTGCGGCAACACCCCCGGCCCGAAGACCCCGATCCCCGGCCCGAACACCCCGCTCCCCGGCCCGAACACTCCGCTCCCCCGTCGGATGGGCCGCGGGTGCTGACCATCCCGCCGGCGCGGCACGTGAGTCCGCACGAGGCGCTGGCGGCGGCCGACTGCCTGGAGCGGCTGCCCGGTGGCTGCTGCGCCCTCGACCTGGAAGGACGCATCACCCTGGTGACGACCGGCGCGGCGAGCCTGCTCGGTGAGCGGGACACCCGGCTGCTCGGCGCCCGCCCCTGGGAGATCCTGCCGTGGCTGCGCGACCCGGCCTTCGAGGACCGCTACCGCGCCGCGGTGATCAGCCGTCGGCCGATGTCGTTCACCGCCTGCCGGCCACCGGATCAGTGGCTGACCTTCCGGCTGTTCCCGGACGGCAGGGGCCTGAGCGTGTGGATCAGCCCCTCGGACAAGGATTACCGCCCGGTGGAGCCGTATCCCACACCGGCCGACGTCATGCCCGCACGGGCCGGCCAGATCTACCACGTGCTGCATCTTGCGGCCGCCCTCACCGAGGCCGTGGGGGTCCAGGACGTCGTGGATCTCGTCGCCGACCAGATCGTGCCGGCGTTCGGAGCCCAAGGGATGATCATGTACTCCGCCGAGGCGGGCCGGCTGCGGACCATCGGCCATCGCGGCTACTCCGCCGAGGCCGTCGCCACCTTCGAGGGCGTCGCCCTCGGCGCCGCCGTCAGCCCCGCCGTCCACGCCCTCGCCACCGGGGAACCCAGCTTCTACACCACCCGCGAGGAGATGGAACGCGAATACCCGGGGCTGCCGCAGCTGACCGGCAAGGCGGCCCGGGCGGTGCTGCCGCTGATCGTGTCCGGCCGCCCGGTGGGCTGCTGCATCCTCTCGTACACCCGGCCCCGTACGTTCAGCCAGGACGAGCGCCAGGTCCTCACCTCACTCGCGGGCCTGATCGCCCAGGCCCTCGACCGTGCCCGCCTGTACGACACCAAGCAGCAACTGGCGCACGATCTGCAGGCCGCCCTGCTGCCGCACGGCCTGCCCCGCGTACCGGGCTTCGCCGTCGCCGCCCGCTACCTGCCGGCGACCCGCGGTATGGACATCGGCGGCGACTTCTACGATCTGATCCGCCTCGACGACGACAGCATCGCTGCCGTCATCGGCGATGTACAGGGCCACAACGCGGCCGCCGCCGCCTTCATGGGGCAGGCCCGCACCGCCGTCCGCGCCTATGCGACCGCCGGGGCCTCCCCCGCCGAGGTGCTGGCGCGGACGAACCGGCTGCTGGCCGACCTGGACCCGGATCTGTTCACCAGCTGCCTGTACGTCCACATCGACCTGCGGACACGGCGGGCGTGCCTGGCCGGCGCCGGCCATCCACCGCCCCTGCTCCGCCACCCCGACCGGCACACCACGGTGCTGCACGTCCCTCCGGGGCTGCTCCTGGGCATCGAGCCCGGCGCCCGGTACACCGCCACGGAGATCACCCTGCCGCCGCAGTCCGTGCTGGCCCTGTACACCGACGGCCTGGTCGAAACGCCGGGAACGGATCCGGAGCACTCCGTCGCCGACCTCGCCCGGCGCCTCAACGACGCGCCACCGGTGGGTCCGGAACGTCTCGCCGACACCCTCCTGGAGTACCGGCAGGACGATACGGACCGGCAGGACGACGTGGCCCTGATGCTGCTCGCCGCCTTGCCGGCCGGGCCGGTCACACCCGTCTGACCCGCCGGGTGCACCCGCCTGCCCCGGGGGAACCCACCCATGACATGGCGTCAGTTCAACCGTGTGCAGGGGGCATTGCCGACGAGGACGGCAAGGACGCGCCACGCCGGGTAACGGCCAGGATGGCCATGTCGTCCTGGTGATGCCCCCCGGTCCAGCGGCCGACGTCCCTGGTCAGGGCCGCCACCAGCGCCTCCGGTTCGGTGAACCGCCTGCCCATGCGGCGCGAGGAAACCGGATCGTAGAAGGTGCCCGCCGCGTCCCGGGCCTCGGTGACCCCGTCGGTGACCAGCAGCAACGAGGCACCCAGAGGCAGCCGCACCACGTCGACGGGAGCGGAGCCGGCCGGCGCGGTGTCCCCCAGGCCCATGCCGAGGGGCAGCTGCGGGAGCGTCGGGTCGAGCCGTACGAGCTGCCCGCCGTGGACCAGGTACGGCGGCGGGTGTCCCCGGTTGACCAGGCTCAGCACCCCGCCGTCGTCGGACACCTCGGCCAGCACGGCGGTGGTGAACCCTTCGGTGGAGGTCACCGGGCCGCTCCTGGCCGCGGCCCTGGCCATGGCCTCGTCCAGCCGCTGGACGAGTGTGGCCAGGGTGGGGGCGTACTCGGCCTCCTGGCGGAAGGCCCCGATGGCGACGGACACGGCGGCGACGGCCTCCATCCCTTTGCCCCGCACGTCCCCGATGATCATTCGTACCCCGAACGGCGTCTCCTGCACCGCGTACAGATCACCGCCGATCCGCGCCTCGGCCTGCGCCGCGGTGTACCCGGCAGCCACCGCCAGCGGCCCGACCTCCCTGGGCGGATCGGGGAGCACCGCCCGCTGGACCGCCTCCGCGACATCCCTGGCCAGCGCGAGGTCGCGCCCCTGGCGCAGCAGGAGCCGGTTGACCGCGAGCGCCAGCACACCGATCAGGCCGACCACGGCCAGATCGACATACCGTGGCGTCGCCGGACGCCCGCGCTCGAGATCCAGCCCCACCGAGACCACACACACCACACCCACGACGACGAACGCGGAACGGAAGGAGAGCATGGCGCCCGCGACCAGCGGCGCGGCCGCCAGCAGCGGGAGCCCCGTGTACGGCTCGGGCGCGAAGAGATCCAGCAGGATGCCGGCCAGGAGGGCCACTGCCACGAGCGTCCACGACCTCCTCGCCGGCGTGGGCTGCAAGCTCTTCACCGTGCCCCTCTCGCTGCCGGGCCGCGCGCGCCGCGGAACATACGGGGGACCTCCTGACGGGTTCACGCGGTCGGGACCTCCCGATGGATTCACATATACGCCCTGTGGGACGGATGCGCCCGCTGCTGCACCAGGGGTACCGGGCGGGAGCCGGGCTGTCCCTTGCCGGGGCGCGGCCCTTGCCCTGACGCGCCCCTTACTCTGACGCGGTCCCCTCGCCAGGACGCGGCCTCTCACCGCGGGCCGCCGACCACTGAAACCGGGACAAAGCAGGCGTAGGCTGACCTGAACCCCCGTAGTGCACCGCGAGTGAGCGAGGGAGGCGGGGCATGACCGATCCTCGCGGTTTCCTCAAGTTCCCCCGCCGGCCCGTCCCGCCGCGCCCCGTCGAGGAACGGCTGAACGACTGGGACGAGGTCTACGCCGGGCAGGCACTGCTCCCGCTGGTGTCCGAGCAGGCGGACCGCTGCATGGACTGCGGCATACCGTTCTGCCACAGCGGCTGCCCGCTGGGGAACCTCATCCCCGAGTGGAACGCGTACGCCGCGCGGGGCGACTGGCGGGCCGCGGCCGAGCGGCTGCACGCGACGAACAACTTCCCCGAGTTCACCGGCCGGCTGTGCCCCGCGCCGTGCGAGGCCGCCTGTGTGCTGGCCCTCAACGCCGATCCGGTGACGATCAAAAACGTCGAGGAGGCCATCGCCGACCAGATCTGGGAGCGCGGCTATGCGGCGCCGCATCCGCCGGAGCGGCTGAGCGGGAAGTCCGTCGCCGTCATCGGCTCCGGCCCCGCGGGGCTGGCGGCGGCACAACAGCTCACCCGCATCGGCCATACCGTCGTGGTCTACGAGCGCGCCGACCGCGTCGGCGGACTGCTGCGCTACGGCATCCCCGCGTTCAAGATGGCCAAGCGGCATCTGGACCGCCGCATCGAGCAGATGCGGGCGGAGGGCACCAAGTTCCGCGCGGGCGTGGACGTCGGCAGCGATCTCGACGCCACCGAGCTCCGCAGGCGCCATGACGCGGTGGTCATCGCCGTCGGCGCCACCGAGCAGCGGGAGCTGCCCGTGCCCGGCCGCGAGCTGCACGGGATCCACCAGGCCATGGACTACCTGCCCCTCGCCAACCGGGTCGTGGAGGGCGACTACGCCATGCCGCCGGTCACCGCCGAGGGCAAGCATGTGGTGATCGTCGGAGG
This portion of the Streptomyces sp. 2114.4 genome encodes:
- a CDS encoding glutamate synthase subunit beta, with amino-acid sequence MTDPRGFLKFPRRPVPPRPVEERLNDWDEVYAGQALLPLVSEQADRCMDCGIPFCHSGCPLGNLIPEWNAYAARGDWRAAAERLHATNNFPEFTGRLCPAPCEAACVLALNADPVTIKNVEEAIADQIWERGYAAPHPPERLSGKSVAVIGSGPAGLAAAQQLTRIGHTVVVYERADRVGGLLRYGIPAFKMAKRHLDRRIEQMRAEGTKFRAGVDVGSDLDATELRRRHDAVVIAVGATEQRELPVPGRELHGIHQAMDYLPLANRVVEGDYAMPPVTAEGKHVVIVGGGDTGSDCLGTALRQGAASVVQLDINPEPGDTRPDREPWPVYPKVYRISHAHEEARGREGTDPRVFSSAALRFEGTTAGQVCALCLTEVEPTARKPRPETERVIPAELVLLALGFSGPERDSGLIRQLGLTLDERGNFARDDDFAAEAAGPAGRTAPTGPDGVFVAGDAGRGQSLVVWAIAEGRATAAAADRYLTGSTALPAPIGPRDRPLVA
- a CDS encoding gas vesicle protein is translated as MNEPVARRMGDYPSRAGPYSGQGSSANLADILERVLDKGIVIAGDIQINLLDIELLTIKLRLLIASVDKAKEMGIDWWEHDPSLSSRAADGHHSLAEENKRLRAEIAALREGAELSPAEEYEEAEEDAGDEAGEADEEADEAEEYEETDRPAAPRRPARPTRTSRTKRAAPRSKRRDES
- a CDS encoding gas vesicle protein GvpG, whose translation is MGLLSQIATFPLAPVRGVAWVMERALEAAENEYYDPEPIEKELAELERALLAGEISEEAFDRREDELLDRLEEIRAHAQGTDTT
- a CDS encoding SpoIIE family protein phosphatase translates to MTGGAGADPVGRALLCALRETGASAGALYVLADDEPVLRLTVMSGLPATFLVPWSRVALAAPIPVAVASREQRLVWAGGRRQLSRDFPRTAVAVPYEFSLAAAPVGTTTGPRGALLLLWPAGHAPRLAADERTAMEASCRHLAALLRQHPRPEDPDPRPEHPAPRPEHSAPPSDGPRVLTIPPARHVSPHEALAAADCLERLPGGCCALDLEGRITLVTTGAASLLGERDTRLLGARPWEILPWLRDPAFEDRYRAAVISRRPMSFTACRPPDQWLTFRLFPDGRGLSVWISPSDKDYRPVEPYPTPADVMPARAGQIYHVLHLAAALTEAVGVQDVVDLVADQIVPAFGAQGMIMYSAEAGRLRTIGHRGYSAEAVATFEGVALGAAVSPAVHALATGEPSFYTTREEMEREYPGLPQLTGKAARAVLPLIVSGRPVGCCILSYTRPRTFSQDERQVLTSLAGLIAQALDRARLYDTKQQLAHDLQAALLPHGLPRVPGFAVAARYLPATRGMDIGGDFYDLIRLDDDSIAAVIGDVQGHNAAAAAFMGQARTAVRAYATAGASPAEVLARTNRLLADLDPDLFTSCLYVHIDLRTRRACLAGAGHPPPLLRHPDRHTTVLHVPPGLLLGIEPGARYTATEITLPPQSVLALYTDGLVETPGTDPEHSVADLARRLNDAPPVGPERLADTLLEYRQDDTDRQDDVALMLLAALPAGPVTPV
- a CDS encoding PP2C family protein-serine/threonine phosphatase, translated to MKSLQPTPARRSWTLVAVALLAGILLDLFAPEPYTGLPLLAAAPLVAGAMLSFRSAFVVVGVVCVVSVGLDLERGRPATPRYVDLAVVGLIGVLALAVNRLLLRQGRDLALARDVAEAVQRAVLPDPPREVGPLAVAAGYTAAQAEARIGGDLYAVQETPFGVRMIIGDVRGKGMEAVAAVSVAIGAFRQEAEYAPTLATLVQRLDEAMARAAARSGPVTSTEGFTTAVLAEVSDDGGVLSLVNRGHPPPYLVHGGQLVRLDPTLPQLPLGMGLGDTAPAGSAPVDVVRLPLGASLLLVTDGVTEARDAAGTFYDPVSSRRMGRRFTEPEALVAALTRDVGRWTGGHHQDDMAILAVTRRGASLPSSSAMPPAHG
- a CDS encoding GvpL/GvpF family gas vesicle protein, which encodes MSVYVYSIVATTHPQQLEGLDGVGKPPSTLRTVQTEQLSAVVSDAPEELRPKRRDLAAHQAVQERLMADGTVLPLQFGFTTTDDDAVRDVLEERVDEFTERLEALEGCAEYHLKAAQEEEAMLRQILRESDEARALNEEIRSGTGSPDLPLALGELVSKEVQARQDRLAGQVLDALRGFAREESGSPPAGNDFLSVSFLVERDNEKSFLAAEQELAKELGEDFDLRLLGPLPAYSFV
- a CDS encoding gas vesicle protein, with the translated sequence MAADEEDEAGETRRPSGKKTARKTARKTSSVRAGSRESETERTARRVSAPRAMRYAAEQLEELLGRAPEAVSSVKPTEDGWQADVEVLELERVPATTSVMATYRVVLDKEGELVAYERTRRYTRGQIDRR
- a CDS encoding gas vesicle structural protein GvpA; the encoded protein is MTVVPQGGGPVATGGGGGSGNLYDILDLILDRGLVIDVFVRVSLVGIEILKIDARIVVASVDTYLRFAEACNRLDLEEGRKAPSQLTDIVGEVTEGGSHGKAKGALSGAAEAVTDALKGGGDEEREERQKEPAERRERPARRPARRRKE